Within the Pantoea deleyi genome, the region GGGCTTTCTCTTCCCGGCAGAGAGTGAAAGGGCTGAGGAGCAAAACAGCGACGCGCCACGCGCAATGGCCGGACAGGCGAACCCGCCGGAAACCCGCCCTGCTCTGCGGCAGGCCGGTGAGACAGAATCAGTAAAGGCTAAGTCAGAGATGAAAAGCAGCAGTGAGACATTCAGCAGTCCGGGCCTGATTCAGCCCGAGGGGGTTGCGATTATTTATTCGGCCTCTGTCAGAACATCAGACACTTTATGCGGGCCAGCGGTAAAAAAGCGTGCTGTCACTATTGCGTGGCCGCGTTATATTTTGCTGCTCAGCATCCTGCTGATTATCGCCTGCTCACTCATCCTCTACCCTGCGGTTTCCCCCGGGAATTATGTTAATACGGGAAAACTGGGGGCCTGTGAGGTTTATCAGAATAACCGCGCTTACGATTTCAAAAATCTTAAAATGGTGGATTACCTCAGTCGTTTCTGTAAAGATCCCAGGGTGCTTTATCTGACCAATTATCCCTACGGCAATAAGGTCTCCGCGATAAACTGCCGCGAAAAGATCGCCCTGTTCTCGGACGACATCTGCTATTCAAACTATTTTATTTACAAAGACACGGGTTATTATC harbors:
- a CDS encoding winged helix-turn-helix domain-containing protein, yielding MKRIYIIGDNVKFILSEKCLVRLDSDTKVKLRAPGAFCLLLLIENHGKLVTHDDLYKFGWERFGMTASLNVLHNTIFYLRKMLNQAGDFDNGIIETIHRRGFIFNLQVSVALTYINMDTPEEEETMQAEEQDQDSDDAEGFLFPAESERAEEQNSDAPRAMAGQANPPETRPALRQAGETESVKAKSEMKSSSETFSSPGLIQPEGVAIIYSASVRTSDTLCGPAVKKRAVTIAWPRYILLLSILLIIACSLILYPAVSPGNYVNTGKLGACEVYQNNRAYDFKNLKMVDYLSRFCKDPRVLYLTNYPYGNKVSAINCREKIALFSDDICYSNYFIYKDTGYYHD